A genomic segment from Flavobacterium inviolabile encodes:
- a CDS encoding GNAT family N-acetyltransferase codes for MSTIFKPLTKADIPEAVTLMRDFYAIDNYHIDPATSEALFTEFISNDNLGKAWLIYSDNELIGYTIITFIFSFEYKGRYAFLDELYLSEKARGKGIGKQAIEFIKAEALKLKLKVIYLEVENHNENAQKLYLAQNFTVHHRKMMKYIVA; via the coding sequence ATGAGCACCATCTTTAAACCGTTAACCAAAGCAGACATTCCTGAAGCAGTAACCCTGATGCGTGATTTTTATGCCATCGATAATTACCATATCGACCCGGCAACTTCTGAAGCGCTGTTTACAGAGTTTATCAGTAATGACAACCTGGGAAAAGCCTGGCTGATCTATTCCGATAACGAACTGATCGGCTATACCATTATCACTTTTATATTCAGTTTTGAATACAAAGGCCGGTATGCTTTTCTGGATGAACTATACCTATCCGAAAAGGCAAGAGGAAAAGGAATCGGGAAACAGGCAATCGAATTTATAAAAGCAGAAGCTCTTAAATTAAAGTTAAAAGTAATCTACCTTGAAGTGGAAAACCATAACGAAAATGCTCAAAAATTGTATCTTGCCCAGAATTTTACAGTACATCATCGTAAAATGATGAAATATATTGTAGCATAA
- a CDS encoding 3-deoxy-D-manno-octulosonic acid transferase, with the protein MFFLYDLLVRFVGFLLKFIALLSPKIKLFVEGRKIVFPALATAIQPSDKTIWFHAASLGEYEQGLPVMEKIKEKFPGHKIVVTFFSPSGYEVRKNNTTADATVYLPLDTKSNAIAFLKAVHPDMAFFIKYEYWPNYLNKLKKQNIPTYLISGIFREKQSFFKWYGSFYRNALKSFNYFFVQNEKSKQLLQSIGFSNVKVSGDTRFDRVAAILERDNTLDFIENFKNDSPAIVIGSSWPKDETLLVNYINNTSDAVKFIIAPHNIKPEQILSLQNSITKKTVLFSEKEGKDLSGYDVFIIDTIGILTRIYSYADIAYVGGGFGNPGVHNILEPATFGVPIVIGPNYSHFAEATALVNMEGCISISGQQELNEAFTDLIRNVDIRYEKGHICSTFVQMNKNATNSILNHIIHEHHL; encoded by the coding sequence ATTAGCAACGGCAATACAGCCATCTGACAAAACGATCTGGTTTCATGCCGCTTCACTGGGAGAATATGAACAGGGACTTCCGGTAATGGAAAAAATAAAAGAAAAGTTCCCCGGTCATAAAATTGTCGTTACTTTCTTTTCGCCATCCGGCTACGAAGTACGAAAGAACAATACTACTGCCGATGCCACGGTTTACCTGCCTCTGGACACCAAAAGCAATGCTATAGCTTTCCTGAAAGCCGTTCATCCCGATATGGCTTTTTTCATTAAATACGAATACTGGCCAAATTACCTGAACAAGCTGAAAAAGCAGAATATCCCGACCTATCTGATATCGGGGATTTTCAGGGAAAAACAATCGTTCTTTAAATGGTACGGCTCTTTTTACAGAAATGCGCTGAAAAGCTTTAACTACTTTTTTGTACAGAATGAAAAATCCAAACAACTATTGCAAAGCATTGGTTTTTCGAACGTAAAAGTTTCCGGCGATACCCGTTTTGACCGCGTAGCTGCAATACTGGAACGCGACAATACCCTGGATTTTATCGAAAACTTTAAAAACGACAGTCCGGCAATTGTGATTGGCAGTTCCTGGCCAAAAGACGAAACCCTGCTGGTTAATTATATCAACAACACGAGCGATGCGGTAAAATTCATCATCGCACCACACAATATCAAACCGGAACAAATATTATCCTTACAAAACAGCATTACCAAAAAAACGGTACTGTTTTCTGAAAAAGAGGGAAAAGACCTTTCCGGTTATGACGTTTTTATTATCGACACCATAGGCATACTGACCAGGATTTACAGTTATGCCGACATTGCCTACGTTGGCGGCGGCTTTGGAAATCCCGGAGTACACAACATTCTGGAACCGGCCACTTTTGGCGTACCCATTGTAATTGGCCCCAACTATTCCCATTTTGCCGAAGCCACCGCTTTGGTGAACATGGAAGGCTGTATTTCCATTTCCGGTCAGCAGGAACTGAACGAAGCGTTCACCGACCTGATCCGCAATGTAGACATTCGTTATGAAAAAGGGCATATTTGCAGCACTTTCGTACAGATGAATAAAAACGCAACCAATAGTATTTTAAACCACATTATACATGAGCACCATCTTTAA